In Drosophila yakuba strain Tai18E2 chromosome 2R, Prin_Dyak_Tai18E2_2.1, whole genome shotgun sequence, a single genomic region encodes these proteins:
- the LOC6531561 gene encoding uncharacterized protein LOC6531561, translating into MVRFIIILLCLGYSEAQILDATTSHSHLEERLLSLLLRLQQEQFIDTLLIYGEDCAFSSLSRRLQVPTVLVSSGSTAFEWNYSSLTLILSCKFHAEREENYRTLMKLQMNRRLILLKGNITPNSVCEFYSRKDQHNVAMVNNNFHLFGIVYACRLFQERNYEKVYLYEGKPIYVNQFRNMQGASIKSVTYNLVPGSMAHQDPKSGKLKYIGYVANLLNNFVEKVNATLEMQDKLNEEGKKTSFYNITKWASENLVDIGMSYAAYFAMDNFDTISYPYMMSSNCFMVPLPDMMPYSEIYMGIVDPPVLIMFFATFYIFSVLLIYIKERSWRSLSLVNVLLNDICLRGFLAQPFPFPRQSNRKLKLIIMLVCFSSLISTTMYTAYLQSFMWGPPFDPKISSFADLENSRFKLAIRGYDIELLRLLDVSMEHVVIFDDPGQLEELRDSFDDSYMYPMTALSWVAVKEQQKLFTFPLFYYSEEVCLNPIGIFSFPIRRHLPYRDIFEEHMRQQNEFGLSKYWIDESFSDMVRLKLRTMEDIIPPQLDDYIEVEDLSWVFGMYFTGLGISCCCFGLELLGFPSWMQRLRLTNWFRVRN; encoded by the coding sequence ATGGTTCggtttattataattttgctTTGCCTTGGATATTCAGAGGCTCAGATCTTGGATGCTACTACTAGTCATTCCCATTTAGAGGAACGACTACTGAGCCTTCTTCTGAGATTGCAACAGGAGCAATTCATCGACACTCTATTAATTTATGGAGAAGATTGCGCTTTTAGTTCCTTGTCCAGGAGACTGCAAGTCCCCACAGTGTTGGTTTCTTCGGGTAGCACCGCCTTTGAATGGAACTACAGTAGCCTAACACTTATTCTCAGCTGTAAGTTTCATGCCGAGAGGGAGGAGAACTATCGAACTCTGATGAAGCTGCAAATGAACAGGCGATTGATCCTTTTGAAAGGAAATATAACACCGAACTCCGTATGCGAATTCTATTCCCGGAAGGATCAACATAATGTAGCCATGGTGAACAACAACTTCCATCTGTTTGGGATTGTATACGCCTGTCGGCTATTTCAAGAAAGAAACTATGAAAAAGTGTATCTATACGAGGGTAAACCCATATATGTGAACCAATTTCGAAACATGCAAGGAGCATCGATCAAATCAGTCACATACAACCTGGTTCCTGGATCTATGGCTCACCAGGATCCCAAATctggcaaattgaaatatattggATATGTAGccaatttattgaataattttgttGAGAAAGTTAATGCCACCTTGGAAATGCAGGACAAATTGAACGaagaaggaaagaaaacaTCTTTTTACAATATTACGAAATGGGCCTCGGAAAATCTCGTGGACATTGGCATGAGCTACGCCGCCTACTTCGCAATGGACAACTTCGACACGATCTCTTATCCGTACATGATGAGTTCGAACTGCTTCATGGTTCCTCTTCCGGACATGATGCCCTATAGTGAGATATACATGGGGATTGTGGATCCACCGGTCCTCATAATGTTCTTTgctacattttacattttctcaGTGCTGCTGATCTACATCAAGGAAAGGTCCTGGCGTAGTCTGAGTCTAGTTAATGTCCTGTTGAACGATATCTGCTTGAGGGGATTTTTGGCTCAGCCTTTTCCCTTTCCCCGCCAATCCAACAGAAAACTAAAACTGATTATTATGCTGGTCTGCTTTTCCAGCTTAATCTCCACCACAATGTATACAGCTTACCTGCAGTCCTTTATGTGGGGTCCTCCATTCGATCCGAAGATAAGTTCCTTCGCCGATCTGGAGAATTCCAGGTTCAAGCTGGCCATTCGAGGGTACGACATAGAGTTGCTGCGACTGTTGGACGTGAGCATGGAGCACGTGGTTATCTTCGATGACCCCGGCCAACTGGAAGAATTGCGAGACTCCTTCGATGACAGCTATATGTACCCGATGACCGCCTTGAGTTGGGTTGCCGtcaaggagcagcagaagctcTTTACATTCCCACTGTTTTATTACTCAGAGGAAGTCTGCCTAAATCCTATCGGCATCTTTAGTTTCCCCATAAGACGACACCTGCCCTATCGCGATATCTTTGAGGAACACATGCGGCAACAAAATGAGTTCGGTTTATCGAAGTACTGGATCGATGAAAGCTTCTCGGATATGGTGAGACTAAAACTTAGAACCATGGAAGATATCATTCCACCGCAATTGGATGATTACATCGAGGTAGAAGATCTCTCCTGGGTGTTCGGCATGTACTTCACTGGACTGGGTatcagttgctgttgctttggATTGGAGCTGCTGGGATTTCCAAGTTGGATGCAGCGCTTAAGACTTACCAACTGGTTTAGGGTTAGAAATTAA
- the LOC6531560 gene encoding polypeptide N-acetylgalactosaminyltransferase 1: MLPRFRSFYGKLIIFILVALCFILYSKVQQNGSAEEPPVAPSIRVAALRGHGRERYEAYSDSENEIARPATQSPYEQIIQLDLQKQKAGLGEQGVAVHLSGAAKERGDAIYKKIALNEELSEQLSYNRSVGDHRNPLCAKQRFDAASLPTASVVIIFFNEPYSVLLRTVHSTLSTCNEKALKEIILVDDGSDNVELGAKLDYYVRTRIPAGKVTILRLKNRLGLIRARLAGARIATGDVLIFLDAHCEGNIGWCEPLLQRIKESRTSVLVPIIDVIDANDFQYSTNGYKSFQVGGFQWNGHFDWINLPEREKQRQRRECKHDREICPAYSPTMAGGLFAIDRRYFWEVGSYDEQMDGWGGENLEMSFRIWQCGGTIETIPCSRVGHIFRDFHPYKFPNDRDTHGINTARMALVWMDEYINIFFLNRPDLKFHADIGDVTHRVMLRKKLRCKSFEWYLKNIYPEKFVPTKDVQGWGKVHALNSNICLDDLLQNNEKPYNAGLYPCGKVLQKSQLFSFTNTNVLRNELSCATVQHSESPPYRVVMVPCMENDEFNEQWRYEHQHIIHSNTGMCLDHQGLKSMDDAQVAPCNPHSESQRWTIEH, from the exons ATGCTGCCTCGGTTCCGTTCCTTCTACGGCAAACTGATCATCTTCATCCTAGTCGCCCTCTGCTTCATCCTCTACAGCAAGGTGCAGCAGAATGGTTCAGCAGAGGAGCCACCTGTGGCGCCATCCATCCGAGTGGCCGCTCTGCGAGGTCACGGACGCGAGCGGTACGAGGCGTATAGCGACAGTGAGAACGAGATAGCCCGACCGGCCACCCAGTCGCCCTACGAACAAATCATCCAACTGGATCTGCAGAAACAGAAGGCGGGACTCGGTGAACAGGGCGTGGCAGTGCACCTTTCTGGTGCCGCCAAAGAGCGAGGCGATGCCATCTACAAGAAGATCGCCCTCAACGAGGAGCTAAGCGAGCAGTTGTCCTATAACCGAAGTGTCGGTGACCACCGGAATCCGCTGTGCGCCAAGCAGCGTTTCGATGCTGCCTCCCTGCCCACCGCCAGTGTGGTAATCATCTTCTTCAACGAACCCTACTCCGTGCTGCTGCGGACCGTGCACAGCACGCTGAGCACCTGCAACGAAAAGGCTCTCAAGGAGATCATCCTGGTGGATGATGGCAGCGACAACGTGGAACTGGGCGCCAAGCTGGACTACTATGTGCGCACGCGAATTCCCGCGGGGAAGGTCACCATTCTGCGCCTCAAGAACCG ATTGGGCTTGATTCGTGCCCGATTGGCCGGAGCGCGAATCGCCACAGGGGATGTGCTCATCTTCTTGGACGCCCATTGCGAGGGTAACATTGGCTGGTGCGAGCCACTCCTGCAGCGCATCAAGGAGTCGCGAACGAGCGTGCTGGTGCCCATTATCGATGTCATCGACGCCAACGACTTCCAGTACAGCACCAATGGCTACAAATCCTTCCAGGTCGGCGGTTTCCAATGGAACGGCCACTTCGACTGGATCAATTTGCCTGAGCGGGAGAAGCAGCGCCAGCGACGCGAGTGCAAGCACGACCGGGAGATCTGTCCAGCATACAGTCCCACTATGGCTGGTGGACTGTTCGCCATAGATCGACGCTACTTCTGGGAAGTGGGCAGCTACGACGAACAGATGGACGGTTGGGGTGGTGAGAACCTGGAGATGTCCTTCCGCATCTGGCAGTGCGGCGGCACCATCGAGACTATTCCTTGCTCCCGCGTGGGACACATCTTCCGCGACTTCCATCCATACAA ATTCCCCAACGATCGCGATACGCACGGTATTAATACTGCCCGCATGGCTTTGGTGTGGATGGATGAGTACATAAACATATTCTTCCTCAACCGGCCAGACCTGAAGTTCCACGCGGACATTGGCGATGTTACCCACCGAGTAATGCTGCGCAAGAAGCTCCGCTGCAAGAGCTTCGAGTGGTACCTGAAGAACATCTATCCGGAAAAGTTTGTGCCCACCAAGGACGTGCAAGGCTGGGGCAAGGTGCACGCCCTGAATTCCAACATATGCCTGGATGATTTGCTGCAGAACAATGAAAAGCCCTATAACGCCGGCTTGTACCCATGCGGCAAGGTGTTGCAGAAGTCGCAGCTATTCTCCTTTACCAACACAAATGTTCTGCGCAACGAACTAAGCTGCGCAACCGTGCAGCACAGCGAGTCTCCACCGTACCGGGTGGTGATGGTGCCCTGCATGGAGAACGATGAGTTCAACGAGCAGTGGCGGTACGAGCACCAGCACATCATTCACAGCAACACGGGCATGTGTCTGGACCACCAGGGACTGAAGAGCATGGACGACGCCCAGGTGGCGCCTTGCAATCCCCACAGCGAATCCCAACGATGGACCATTGAACACTGA
- the LOC6531565 gene encoding uncharacterized protein LOC6531565, whose translation MTWLVIILCFRGYFAVQMANISVQDQSLMDYELLRLLLKLRQEEFYDTLLVYGEDCEFHSLTRNLDVAVVLLSDTMNFDWIFSSLTLILSCGLGIEKGGSNSTTFKLQRNRRLVVLKGDVQPSNICDIYTQKDQYNIAFVKENFGESNVIYSCRYFQEPNIEEVHLSEARPIFIEQFRNMKGKAIRIVPDLLPPRSMQYQDANETKMIGYVANLINNFAQKLNATLQLHILNPSTSITEISRMARDDELDMGVFLEASLFSTNLDTASYPYLLTSYCLMVQVPEKVPYNWVYAIIVDPLVLGIIFVMFCLLSLLLIYSQKMSWQKLSLSNILLNDKSLRGLLGQSFPFPLNASKKLRLIFTILCFASIMLNTMYDAYLQSYFTDPPSEPYIRSFKDIGKLRHKTVITATEANVLTSTNNTKFLEIPKKHLRIYESARELLALRDTFNLSYNYLVTEDRWSSYAEQQKLFKEPMFYYSNDLCFSRMIFFSIPLRRQLPYRHLFNEHMMRQQEFGLVKYWKGHSFFDMVRLGLTTLEDLSQPKPYSPSLVMEDISWIVKLYLIATLLCVFCFMSELGWEKWKRWRELRN comes from the coding sequence ATGACATGGTTGGTCATAATACTCTGCTTCCGAGGATATTTTGCAGTCCAAATGGCGAATATTTCCGTCCAAGACCAGAGCCTCATGGATTACGAGTTACTTCGCCTTCTTCTAAAACTACGCCAGGAGGAGTTTTACGATACATTGCTGGTCTATGGAGAGGATTGTGAATTTCATTCGCTAACCAGAAATTTAGATGTTGCCGTAGTGCTGCTGTCGGATACCATGAATTTTGATTGGATTTTTAGCAGCCTCACCTTGATACTCAGTTGTGGACTTGGCATAGAAAAAGGAGGATCCAATAGTACAACTTTTAAGCTGCAACGGAACAGGCGACTAGTTGTATTAAAAGGAGATGTTCAACCAAGTAATATATGTGATATATACACCCAAAAGGATCAATATAACATAGCCTTCGTGAAAGAAAACTTTGGCGAGTCAAATGTCATATACTCCTGTCGCTATTTTCAAGAGCCTAACATAGAAGAAGTACATTTATCAGAGGCGAGGCCTATCTTTATAGAACAATTTCGAAATATGAAGGGAAAAGCAATCAGAATTGTGCCAGATCTCTTGCCACCTCGATCCATGCAGTACCAGGATGCAAATGAAACGAAGATGATTGGCTATGTGGCAAACTTAATCAATAACTTCGCACAGAAACTGAATGCCACCTTGCAGTTACACATTCTGAATCCTTCAACGAGCATCACAGAGATATCAAGGATGGCTAGGGACGATGAGCTTGATATGGGCGTGTTTTTAGAGGCCTCattattttcaacaaatcttGACACGGCGAGCTATCCTTACCTCTTGACATCATACTGTCTTATGGTTCAGGTTCCAGAAAAGGTGCCGTATAATTGGGTATATGCCATAATTGTGGATCCGCTCGTCCTGGGAATAATCTTTGTAATGTTCTGCCTGCTGTCTTTACTGCTAATTTATAGTCAAAAAATGTCATGGCAGAAACTGAGCCTGAGCAACATATTACTTAATGATAAGAGCCTGCGAGGACTCCTGGGTCAATCTTTTCCGTTTCCATTGAATGCTAGCAAAAAGCTGCGGCTGATTTTCACCATTTTATGCTTTGCAAGCATAATGCTTAATACGATGTACGATGCCTACTTGCAATCCTACTTCACGGACCCACCATCTGAACCGTACATTCGATCCTTCAAGGACATTGGTAAGCTTCGTCATAAGACTGTCATCACCGCAACTGAGGCAAACGTGCTAACTAGCACTAACAACACAAAATTTCTCGAAATTCCTAAAAAGCACCTACGTATCTACGAGAGTGCGCGGGAATTGCTTGCTCTCCGAGATACCTTCAACCTAAGCTATAACTACTTGGTCACTGAAGACCGTTGGAGCTCCTATGCGGAACAGCAGAAGCTCTTTAAGGAGCCAATGTTCTACTACTCGAATGATCTCTGCTTCTCGCGCATGATCTTCTTTTCCATTCCCCTGCGGAGACAGCTGCCCTATCGACACCTCTTCAATGAGCACATGATGCGACAGCAGGAGTTTGGCTTAGTGAAGTACTGGAAGGGCCACAGCTTCTTCGACATGGTGAGACTTGGTCTAACGACTCTCGAGGACCTTAGTCAGCCAAAGCCATACAGTCCTAGCCTTGTTATGGAAGACATCTCTTGGATAGTGAAACTTTATCTCATCGCCACTTTGCTATGTGTTTTCTGCTTTATGTCGGAATTAGGATGGGAAAAGTGGAAGCGTTGGCGAGAATTGAGAAATTAA
- the LOC120321059 gene encoding uncharacterized protein LOC120321059 — MAWLIILLLCAGNSSARYLDYIHNSSPHLGDRVFSLLVRLQLEEFYDTLLLYGDDCVFHSTSRLLNVSTVLVSSGSCNFDWNFSSLTLILSCGPEAENEANYETLVKLQINRRLVYLRGGSKPHSVCERYSQKEQYNVAAIAEDFDRSKTIYACRHFKNPNIEEVSLLDSNPVFIEQFRNMHGKPIRTAADLLSPRSMIYMDAKTGERKTTGYVANLVNTFAERVNATLELEVLANKLIVKEILGMVENEQLDIGITLESSFRMTFIDISSYPYILTSYCLMVQVPAKLPYNLVYAMIIDPLVLGIILVLFCLLSVLLIYSQKMSWQDLSLANILLNDKSLRGLLGQSFPFPLNASKKLRLIFTILCFASIMLNTMYDAYLQSFFTNPPSEPEIGSFEDIGSYNRRIAMSALEVNGLIKTNNSHFREIRVDDLEIFDNMPEVYKLRDAFNLSYNYVVTGDRWRSYAELQTIFKEPVFYYARDLCFSRLIFLSVPLRRHLPYRHLFDEHMMQQHEFGFVNYWMSHSLFDMVRLGLTPLKDLSRPLAYTPSLLMDDISWILKIYLAAVVLCVLCFLLEIGVDMWKRRVKFRNLQF; from the coding sequence ATGGCGTGGCTTATTATCCTTCTTCTCTGCGCTGGGAATTCAAGTGCACGGTATCTGGACTACATTCATAATAGTAGCCCACACTTGGGGGATAGAGTATTCAGTCTACTCGTGAGATTACAATTGGAGGAGTTCTATGACACACTGCTTCTCTATGGAGACGATTGTGTTTTTCATTCAACATCCCGACTTTTGAATGTATCCACAGTGCTCGTGTCCTCGGGCAGCTGCAACTTTGATTGGAACTTCAGCAGCCTAACCTTGATATTAAGCTGTGGTCCTGAAGCGGAAAATGAGGCAAACTACGAGACTCTCgtaaaattgcaaataaacaGGAGGTTAGTATATCTACGAGGAGGTTCTAAGCCGCATTCGGTGTGCGAAAGATATTCACAGAAGGAACAATACAATGTAGCTGCGATAGCAGAAGACTTCGATAGATCGAAAACTATCTATGCCTGTCGCCACTTTAAGAATCCTAACATCGAGGAAGTGAGTTTACTGGATAGTAACCCAGTTTTTATAGAACAGTTCCGGAATATGCACGGAAAACCCATCCGAACAGCGGCAGATCTTTTATCTCCGCGTTCCATGATTTATATGGATGCAAAGACTGGTGAAAGGAAGACAACAGGCTATGTGGCCAATTTGGTAAACACTTTCGCTGAAAGAGTAAATGCTACTTTGGAACTAGAAGTTTTGGCCAATAAATTGATCGTAAAGGAAATTTTGGGTATGGTGGAAAACGAACAGCTGGACATTGGCATCACCCTTGAATCCTCATTTCGAATGACATTCATAGACATTTCCAGTTATCCATACATTCTGACATCGTACTGCCTGATGGTTCAGGTCCCAGCGAAGCTGCCGTACAATTTGGTGTATGCCATGATAATTGATCCGCTCGTCCTGGGAATAATCCTTGTGTTGTTCTGCCTGCTCTCTGTACTGCTAATTTATAGTCAGAAAATGTCATGGCAGGATCTAAGTCTAGCCAACATATTACTCAATGATAAGAGCCTGCGAGGACTCCTGGGTCAATCCTTTCCGTTTCCATTGAATGCTAGCAAAAAGCTGAGGCTGATTTTCACCATTTTATGCTTTGCAAGCATAATGCTTAATACGATGTACGATGCCTACTTGCAATCCTTCTTCACGAACCCACCATCTGAACCAGAAATCGGCTCATTCGAAGATATTGGTAGCTATAACCGTAGAATTGCAATGTCTGCACTGGAGGTTAATGGATTAATCAAGACCAATAACTCGCACTTCAGAGAGATTCGCGTTGATGATTTAGAAATTTTCGATAATATGCCGGAGGTCTATAAGCTGCGCGACGCCTTCAACCTGAGCTACAACTATGTGGTAACCGGAGATCGCTGGAGATCCTACGCGGAACTGCAGACGATTTTCAAGGAGCCCGTCTTCTACTATGCGAGGGACTTGTGCTTCTCCAGATTGATCTTCTTGTCGGTTCCCCTGCGCAGACACCTGCCATATCGTCATCTCTTCGATGAGCACATGATGCAGCAGCACGAGTTCGGCTTTGTGAACTATTGGATGAGCCACAGCCTCTTCGACATGGTGAGACTTGGTCTAACCCCTTTAAAGGATCTGAGTAGGCCACTAGCTTACACTCCAAGCTTGTTAATGGATGACATCTCGTGGATACTAAAAATCTACTTGGCTGCTGTTGTACTCTGCGTTCTCTGCTTCTTATTAGAAATTGGAGTGGACATGTGGAAACGCAGAGTGAAATTTCGAAATCTGCAATTCTAA
- the LOC6531564 gene encoding uncharacterized protein LOC6531564, which produces MHGAPIRTITDNLAPRSMVTKDPKTGEKKWIGFVANLLNNFIEKVNATLAMQSEVGEVEGKIFFVNISKWTANDLLDIGMSVDTTGEMTNFDTFTYPYLMCSYCFMVPLPERIPYNEVYGVIIDPGVLALIFLKFCIFSVLLIYIQGRSLSLASVLMNDMCLRGFLCQPFPFPRQCCRKLKLMCLLLCFASLMTTTMYGAYLKTFLYSPPPQPMMRTFGDLEGSRYKIAINWAEMDMLRFENNRILPHVSNERVEIFEDYHEFVRLRESFNSSYAFPVNSVRWGTYDEQQKLLFNPVFYYSDEICLSRDNILSFPIRRHLPYRHLFEEHILQQKEFGLLNHWIDHSFLDMLRLELTPHTDLREPSDELAIDVDDLYWILGLYALALVICCCCFAVEILGASNTWSRFKLYISQIFTN; this is translated from the coding sequence ATGCATGGAGCTCCGATCAGAACGATCACCGATAACTTGGCACCACGATCCATGGTAACTAAGGACCCAAAAACTGGCGAGAAGAAGTGGATTGGCTTCGTGGCCAATTTGCTGAACAACTTCATTGAAAAGGTTAACGCAACCTTGGCCATGCAGTCCGAAGTGGGCGAGGTGGAGGGAAAAATATTCTTTGTGAATATTTCGAAGTGGACTGCAAACGATCTGCTGGATATCGGGATGAGCGTGGACACCACTGGGGAAATGACAAACTTCGACACGTTCACGTATCCCTATTTGATGTGCTCTTATTGCTTCATGGTGCCGCTTCCGGAGCGGATTCCCTACAACGAGGTGTACGGGGTGATCATTGACCCCGGTGTGCTGGCTCTGATCTTTCTCAAATTTTGCATCTTCTCGGTGCTGCTAATCTACATCCAGGGGAGATCCTTGAGTCTGGCCAGTGTCCTGATGAACGATATGTGCCTGAGGGGCTTCCTGTGTCagccctttccctttccccgTCAATGCTGCAGGAAACTGAAGCTGATGTGCTTGCTTCTGTGCTTTGCTAGTCTAATGACCACTACCATGTATGGAGCTTATTTGAAGACCTTCCTGTACAGCCCACCGCCACAGCCGATGATGCGTACCTTTGGCGATTTGGAAGGGTCCAGGTACAAGATTGCCATTAACTGGGCCGAGATGGATATGCTGAGATTCGAGAACAATCGAATCCTTCCGCACGTGAGCAACGAGCGGGTCGAGATCTTCGAGGACTACCATGAATTCGTTAGGTTGCGGGAGTCCTTCAATAGCAGCTATGCCTTTCCGGTGAACAGTGTGCGCTGGGGCACCTACGACGAGCAGCAAAAGCTCCTCTTCAATCCCGTATTCTACTATTCCGATGAAATCTGCCTTAGCCGCGACAACATACTAAGCTTCCCCATCAGACGTCACCTGCCGTATCGCCATCTCTTCGAGGAACACATCCTGCAGCAGAAGGAGTTTGGGTTGTTAAATCACTGGATCGATCACAGCTTCCTGGATATGTTGAGGCTAGAACTTACACCACATACGGACTTGAGAGAGCCTTCAGATGAACTGGCCATCGATGTGGATGATCTCTACTGGATTCTGGGCTTGTACGCCTTGGCACTGGtcatttgttgctgttgctttgcAGTGGAGATTCTGGGAGCTTCAAATACCTGGAGTcgctttaaattatatatttcacaGATCTTTACAAATTAA
- the LOC6531562 gene encoding uncharacterized protein LOC6531562 translates to MAWLIIILLCLGNSRAQLLDVTNTSYLDFEDRLFGLLVRLQLEKFYDTLLVYGKDCAIPSLFERLQVPAVLVSSGSTNFDWNFSSLTLILSCSFQAEREENYRTLMKLQINRRLILLKGDIRPESVCDFYSRKEQHNIAMVKENFYQFGVVYSCRLFQHQNYEKLNLIDGKSIYIDQFRNMHGSVIRTLTDKKTPRTIPYRDDETGEQKYKGYVAMLINHFVEKVNATIEMQEDLIQEGNLSFVDITDLISKDLLDIGICEARTLKMSNYDSISYPYLMSSYCFMVPMPDEMAFGDVYLAIMAPTVLIMLFVIFCICSVLIIYMKERSWRSLSFSSVLMNDICLRGFLAQPFPFPRQSNRKLKLIFMLVCFSSLISTTMYVAYLQSFMWGLPIEPYLTSFDDWKKSRYKMAINIYEREILESLNVSLEGVEIFQHDDFARLRKSFNTEYLFPVTALQWFTFSEQQKFFSTKMFTYTEDFCLNHFDILSIPIRRHLPYRDIFEEHMLRQKEFGFTKNWIDESFNDMVKANLTSVEDLSPPPKDDTIEVHNLYWAFTMYFVGMGMGLCCFIFELLGPKRYWRN, encoded by the coding sequence ATGGCTTGGCTAATAATCATTCTACTCTGCCTTGGAAATTCCAGGGCTCAATTGTTGGATGTCACCAATACCAGTTACCTAGACTTTGAGGACCGATTGTTTGGTCTTCTCGTAAGATTGCAACTGGAGAAGTTCTACGACACGCTTTTAGTTTATGGAAAAGATTGTGCCATTCCTTCTCTATTTGAAAGATTGCAAGTCCCTGCAGTGCTGGTGTCCTCGGGTAGCACCAACTTCGATTGGAATTTCAGCAGCTTAACACTGATACTGAGTTGTAGTTTCCAAGCCGAGAGAGAAGAAAACTATCGAACACTGATGAAGCTGCAAATTAACAGGCGTCTTATCCTTCTAAAAGGAGATATAAGACCCGAGTCTGTGTGCGATTTCTATTCTCGAAAGGAGCAACATAATATAGCCATGGTGAAGGAAAACTTTTATCAGTTCGGAGTGGTATACTCCTGTCGCCTATTTCAACATCAAAACTACGAAAAACTGAATCTTATCGACGGCAAGTCGATTTACATAGACCAATTTCGAAACATGCATGGATCCGTAATAAGAACACTAACCGACAAGAAGACACCCCGAACTATACCTTATCGTGATGATGAAACCGGTGAGCAGAAGTATAAGGGCTATGTGGCCATGTTGATAAACCACTTTGTTGAGAAGGTTAACGCCACTATAGAAATGCAGGAGGATTTGATCCAGGAGGGAAACCTATCATTCGTGGACATTACGGATTTGATCTCAAAGGACCTTCTGGACATTGGTATTTGCGAGGCTAGGACGCTTAAAATGTCGAACTACGACTCGATCTCGTATCCGTACCTAATGAGTTCGTATTGCTTCATGGTTCCCATGCCGGATGAGATGGCATTTGGTGACGTCTACCTGGCGATAATGGCACCCACTGTTCTGATAATGCTCTTTGTAATATTCTGCATTTGCTCCGTGCTAATTATCTACATGAAGGAAAGGTCCTGGCGTAGTCTGAGCTTCTCTAGTGTCCTAATGAATGATATCTGCTTGAGGGGATTTCTGGCTCAGCCTTTTCCCTTTCCCCGCCAATCCAacagaaaactgaaactgattTTCATGCTAGTCTGCTTTTCCAGCTTAATCTCCACCACAATGTATGTGGCTTATCTGCAGTCCTTCATGTGGGGTCTGCCCATCGAACCATACTTAACGTCATTTGACGATTGGAAAAAGTCCAGGTACAAGATGGCCATTAACATCTACGAACGAGAGATTCTGGAGTCCCTAAACGTTAGCCTGGAGGGAGTGGAGATCTTTCAACACGATGATTTCGCTCGGCTGCGGAAATCCTTTAATAccgaatatttatttccagTGACGGCTTTGCAGTGGTTCACGTTCAGCGAGCAACAGAAATTCTTCAGTACCAAAATGTTCACATATACAGAGGATTTCTGTCTTAATCATTTCGACATATTAAGTATTCCTATAAGACGTCATTTGCCCTATCGCGACATCTTCGAGGAGCACATGCTGCGCCAGAAGGAGTTCGGGTTTACTAAGAACTGGATTGATGAGAGCTTCAACGATATGGTAAAGGCAAATCTCACGTCGGTTGAAGATTTAAGTCCCCCTCCCAAGGATGATACCATAGAAGTGCATAATCTCTACTGGGCTTTTACTATGTATTTCGTTGGGATGGGTATGGGTCTATGCTGTTTTATCTTTGAGCTGCTAGGACCCAAGAGGTACTGGAGAAACTAA